One window of Maridesulfovibrio ferrireducens genomic DNA carries:
- a CDS encoding adenylyl-sulfate kinase has product MPDSKGICVNKIWAVWFTGLPGCGKSTIADGVLKKMREEGFNPVLLRLDERRKLYIPNPEYTHDERTRVYSLFVQDAISIMQSGRCVIMDGTGNELCFRQEARDKIEFFAEVHLKCPVNVAMKREAGRQQGLVMAGLYEKALERQKTGKVFKELGEVIGIDVKFETDPDAECTIETEDKTPEQVLQSVISCLQKWRNLNGLC; this is encoded by the coding sequence ATGCCGGATTCGAAAGGTATATGCGTTAATAAAATTTGGGCGGTTTGGTTTACAGGTCTTCCCGGCTGCGGAAAAAGTACCATTGCTGACGGTGTGTTAAAAAAAATGCGTGAAGAAGGCTTTAATCCTGTCCTTTTGCGATTGGATGAAAGGCGTAAGCTGTATATTCCTAATCCCGAATATACACATGATGAGCGGACAAGGGTATATAGTCTTTTTGTGCAGGACGCGATTTCAATTATGCAGTCCGGGCGATGCGTTATTATGGATGGTACTGGAAATGAACTTTGCTTTCGTCAAGAAGCCCGTGATAAAATAGAATTTTTTGCCGAGGTCCATCTGAAATGTCCGGTTAATGTTGCCATGAAGCGTGAAGCCGGAAGGCAGCAGGGGCTGGTTATGGCTGGGCTTTATGAAAAAGCTCTGGAACGGCAGAAAACCGGAAAAGTTTTTAAGGAACTCGGGGAGGTTATCGGTATTGACGTGAAGTTTGAAACAGATCCTGATGCGGAATGTACAATCGAGACAGAAGATAAAACCCCGGAGCAGGTTCTTCAGAGTGTTATTTCCTGTTTGCAAAAATGGCGAAATCTGAACGGGTTATGCTGA
- the miaB gene encoding tRNA (N6-isopentenyl adenosine(37)-C2)-methylthiotransferase MiaB yields MKFNVLTYGCQMNVHDSDWLIRAMESRGWKAVEESEANIFILNTCSVRDKPEQKVYNVLRRLGYLCTSPGDFVAVGGCVAQQIGEGFLERFPYVRLVFGSDGIVQAPQYLEELAVDHEKRLVLNDFLAQYPEREGGLVNPNEELLPPGIGTIPGQAFVNIMQGCDNFCAYCIVPYTRGRQKSRLSSAIIDECRALVKAGVREITLLGQNVNSFGMDKNGSDLSFAQLLYKIAEIEGLERVRFTTSHPKDIAPEVIKAFGELPNLCPHLHLPVQSGSDNILKKMGRKYDRARYLGIVEGLKEVCPEIALTTDIIVGFPGETDEDFEQTMDIMERVRFESSFSFKYSDRPGVAALKMMPKVPEDVAQKRLTRLQERQKHITRECLEELYGNDMIVLLERNSKWQEEGGVAWRGKDPGGRVVNIFIEGIEGHLPLGGKLVKAKIIEAKNHSLVGVKVGDLW; encoded by the coding sequence ATGAAGTTTAATGTACTAACATACGGCTGTCAGATGAACGTCCACGATTCCGATTGGCTTATCCGCGCGATGGAAAGTCGAGGCTGGAAAGCAGTGGAAGAATCAGAAGCAAATATATTTATTTTGAACACGTGTTCTGTAAGGGATAAACCTGAACAGAAAGTATACAATGTTCTTAGGCGGCTCGGGTATTTATGTACATCTCCGGGTGATTTTGTAGCTGTCGGTGGATGTGTTGCTCAGCAGATTGGGGAAGGCTTTCTCGAAAGATTTCCTTATGTGAGGCTGGTTTTCGGAAGTGATGGTATTGTCCAGGCTCCTCAATATTTGGAGGAATTGGCGGTTGATCATGAAAAAAGACTGGTTTTAAACGATTTTCTAGCACAATATCCCGAACGTGAAGGCGGGCTTGTAAATCCTAATGAAGAACTTTTGCCTCCCGGAATAGGAACAATTCCCGGACAGGCATTTGTAAACATTATGCAGGGCTGCGATAATTTTTGTGCCTATTGCATTGTTCCTTACACTCGCGGTCGTCAGAAATCGCGTTTGTCTTCGGCAATAATTGATGAATGTCGCGCTCTTGTTAAGGCCGGGGTTCGTGAAATTACCTTGCTGGGGCAAAATGTAAACAGCTTTGGAATGGATAAAAACGGTAGCGACTTAAGCTTTGCGCAGCTGTTATACAAGATTGCTGAAATTGAAGGTTTGGAACGGGTCAGATTTACTACATCTCATCCTAAGGATATCGCCCCCGAAGTCATTAAGGCTTTCGGAGAGTTGCCTAATCTTTGTCCTCACTTACATCTGCCTGTACAGTCCGGTTCAGATAACATATTAAAGAAGATGGGCCGTAAATATGATCGCGCCCGCTATTTGGGAATTGTTGAAGGGCTGAAAGAAGTGTGTCCTGAGATTGCTTTAACAACTGATATCATTGTCGGTTTTCCCGGTGAAACGGATGAAGATTTCGAGCAGACAATGGACATTATGGAACGTGTCAGATTTGAAAGCAGTTTTTCCTTCAAGTATTCTGATCGTCCGGGCGTAGCAGCTTTAAAGATGATGCCTAAAGTTCCTGAGGATGTTGCTCAAAAACGACTTACTCGCTTGCAGGAAAGGCAAAAGCATATTACTAGAGAATGTCTAGAAGAGTTGTACGGCAATGATATGATCGTTTTGCTGGAAAGAAACAGCAAGTGGCAGGAAGAAGGCGGAGTGGCGTGGCGGGGCAAAGATCCCGGCGGACGAGTCGTTAACATCTTTATTGAAGGGATTGAAGGGCATCTTCCGCTTGGTGGCAAGTTGGTCAAAGCCAAGATTATAGAAGCTAAGAATCACTCTCTTGTCGGTGTTAAGGTGGGGGATTTATGGTAG
- a CDS encoding nuclear transport factor 2 family protein — translation MKKISFILISVLLLMSVAAFAFASDETEAVRDRIKDVLFDYKDAYNLRDFHAVKALYTKDALIMSFPCNSKEELFFDKFSEDLPRCSSYWVEQAFKLRLFKITSFELSGKKCTARVLWDYRDNSERGKFTPTFEFVLDGNQWKIAKEVYGRNPS, via the coding sequence GTGAAGAAAATTTCATTTATTTTAATTTCGGTTTTATTGTTGATGTCCGTTGCCGCTTTTGCTTTTGCCTCTGATGAAACAGAGGCTGTCCGTGACAGAATCAAAGATGTTCTTTTTGATTATAAAGATGCATATAATCTCAGAGATTTTCATGCTGTTAAGGCTCTTTATACCAAGGATGCATTAATTATGTCATTTCCTTGCAACTCTAAAGAAGAGTTGTTTTTTGATAAGTTCAGTGAAGATCTTCCCCGGTGTTCTTCATATTGGGTTGAGCAGGCATTTAAGCTTAGATTGTTTAAGATTACTTCGTTTGAGTTGTCCGGTAAAAAATGTACAGCCAGAGTGCTTTGGGATTATCGCGACAACAGTGAACGCGGTAAATTTACCCCGACTTTTGAATTTGTACTCGATGGCAATCAGTGGAAAATCGCTAAAGAGGTTTACGGACGCAATCCTTCCTGA